A stretch of the Thiocystis violascens DSM 198 genome encodes the following:
- a CDS encoding AI-2E family transporter, giving the protein MNIVANWFQRHLSDPQVVFLALLLSIVFAVVLTLGNMLAPVLASIVIAYLLEGLVGYLERRGMPRLPSVLLVYTLFLLFVALVLLGVMPLVSRQITELVQQLPNMISEGTNALTALPEKYPELVTVAQIDELIAAIRSEAVTFGQHVVSWSLASVVGVITILVYLILMPLLVFFFMKDKNLILNWFRYQLPRHRGIAGTVWRDVDRQISNYVRGKAWEILIVWGTSYVAFYAFGLKYAMLLSLLVGLSVIIPYVGATIVTLPVLLVAWFQWGWSSQFAWLMATYGIIQALDGNVLVPLLFSEVVNLHPVAIIVAILVFGGLWGFWGVFFAIPLATLVQAILTAWPKRPEAEQTGVA; this is encoded by the coding sequence ATGAATATTGTCGCAAACTGGTTTCAGCGTCATTTATCCGACCCACAGGTTGTCTTTCTGGCGTTACTTCTGTCGATCGTCTTCGCGGTCGTGCTCACCCTGGGCAATATGCTTGCGCCGGTGCTGGCGAGCATCGTCATTGCTTATCTACTGGAGGGTTTGGTCGGTTATCTGGAGCGGCGCGGCATGCCCCGTCTTCCCAGCGTGCTTCTGGTGTATACGCTTTTTTTGTTGTTCGTGGCCCTGGTTCTGCTCGGTGTCATGCCATTGGTTTCGCGACAGATCACCGAACTGGTACAGCAGTTGCCGAACATGATCTCGGAAGGGACCAATGCGCTGACGGCCTTGCCCGAGAAATATCCTGAACTCGTGACCGTGGCCCAGATCGACGAACTGATCGCCGCGATCCGCTCCGAGGCCGTCACATTCGGGCAACACGTCGTTTCCTGGTCGCTGGCAAGCGTGGTCGGGGTGATCACGATCCTGGTCTATCTGATCCTGATGCCGCTGCTCGTGTTCTTTTTCATGAAGGACAAGAATCTGATTCTTAACTGGTTTCGCTATCAGCTACCCAGGCATCGCGGCATTGCCGGCACTGTCTGGAGGGATGTTGACCGGCAGATATCCAACTACGTGCGCGGCAAGGCGTGGGAAATTCTGATCGTCTGGGGCACCAGCTATGTGGCCTTCTATGCCTTTGGACTCAAGTACGCCATGCTGCTCTCCCTGCTGGTCGGGCTGTCGGTCATCATTCCCTATGTCGGCGCCACGATCGTCACCCTGCCGGTGCTCTTGGTCGCCTGGTTCCAATGGGGGTGGTCTTCGCAGTTCGCCTGGTTGATGGCGACCTATGGCATCATTCAGGCATTGGATGGCAATGTGCTGGTTCCGCTGCTCTTTTCGGAAGTCGTGAATCTGCATCCGGTGGCGATCATCGTCGCCATCCTGGTCTTCGGGGGGCTCTGGGGATTCTGGGGAGTCTTCTTCGCGATACCGCTGGCGACGCTTGTTCAGGCCATCCTGACCGCCTGGCCGAAGCGACCGGAGGCGGAGCAGACCGGCGTGGCTTGA
- a CDS encoding sulfurtransferase TusA family protein has translation MADFDQELDASGLNCPLPILRAKKTLNAMASGQVLHIVATDPGSVKDFDAFAKQTGNELTESREEGGKFHFLIKKS, from the coding sequence ATGGCAGATTTCGATCAAGAACTTGACGCGAGCGGCCTGAACTGTCCGCTGCCGATCCTGCGCGCGAAGAAGACCCTGAATGCAATGGCGAGCGGTCAGGTTCTGCATATCGTCGCGACCGATCCCGGTTCGGTGAAGGACTTCGATGCCTTCGCCAAGCAGACCGGTAACGAATTGACGGAGTCCCGTGAAGAGGGCGGCAAGTTCCATTTTCTTATCAAGAAATCCTGA
- the dsrE2 gene encoding sulfur carrier protein DsrE2 — MEPKKLAIIATKGSLDWAYPPFILASTASALGYETQIFFTFYGLQLLKKNLALEVTPLGNPGMPMPMGMDKWFPVLGMTLPGMQGMMTAMMKKKMKDKGVASVEELRELCQEAEVKLIACQMTVDLFDMDKSDFIDGVEYAGAAAFFEFAGESDICLYI; from the coding sequence ATGGAACCAAAAAAGCTTGCAATCATCGCCACCAAGGGTTCGCTGGACTGGGCCTATCCGCCTTTTATTCTGGCCTCGACGGCTTCGGCGCTGGGCTATGAAACGCAGATTTTCTTCACCTTCTATGGTCTTCAGTTGCTGAAGAAGAATCTGGCTTTGGAGGTGACTCCGCTTGGCAATCCGGGCATGCCGATGCCAATGGGCATGGATAAGTGGTTCCCCGTGCTCGGGATGACGCTCCCCGGCATGCAGGGCATGATGACCGCGATGATGAAGAAGAAAATGAAGGATAAGGGCGTCGCGAGCGTCGAGGAATTGCGCGAGCTGTGTCAGGAGGCCGAAGTCAAGCTGATCGCCTGCCAGATGACGGTCGATCTGTTCGATATGGACAAGAGCGACTTCATCGACGGCGTGGAATACGCCGGCGCGGCGGCGTTCTTCGAGTTTGCCGGCGAGAGCGATATCTGTCTCTATATTTAA
- a CDS encoding LysR family transcriptional regulator → MADRRLQVFHTVARLLSFTKAAQTLHMTQPAVTFQVRQLEEHFNTRLFDRTHNRISLTDAGRKVCESADRIFELYAEMENAVRGITGQISGVLTIGASTTIAEYMLPPLLGDFKERYPEVAIHLKVSNTEGIVSMVENNAIDLGVVEAPVANKNLVVEICKQDYLVAIMPPSHPLASLPEVTFEQLLEYPFICREEGSGTREVIGDYLQQQPEGHATLKIAMELGSPEALKGAVEAGMGVSVVSGTTVQKELKLGTLVALPLDPPLARPFSFVHQKQKFRLRVMEELLEFARDYCRAQCKRT, encoded by the coding sequence ATGGCTGATCGTAGACTTCAGGTGTTTCATACGGTTGCACGGCTGCTGAGTTTTACCAAGGCCGCGCAGACGCTCCACATGACGCAACCGGCGGTGACCTTCCAGGTTCGCCAGTTGGAAGAACACTTCAACACCCGCTTGTTCGACCGCACGCACAACCGGATCAGTCTAACCGATGCCGGGCGCAAGGTCTGCGAATCGGCGGATCGCATCTTCGAGCTGTATGCGGAGATGGAGAACGCGGTCCGGGGGATTACCGGTCAGATCAGTGGCGTGCTCACCATCGGTGCCAGCACCACGATCGCCGAATACATGCTGCCGCCCCTGCTCGGAGACTTCAAGGAGCGCTATCCGGAGGTCGCCATCCATCTCAAGGTCTCCAATACCGAGGGCATCGTGTCGATGGTGGAGAACAATGCCATCGATCTCGGCGTGGTGGAGGCTCCGGTCGCCAATAAAAATCTGGTGGTGGAAATCTGTAAACAGGATTATCTGGTCGCGATCATGCCCCCCAGCCATCCGCTGGCATCGCTTCCGGAAGTCACCTTCGAGCAACTGCTGGAATATCCCTTCATCTGCCGCGAGGAAGGCTCGGGCACCCGCGAAGTCATCGGCGACTATCTCCAGCAACAGCCCGAGGGTCATGCCACCTTGAAGATCGCAATGGAGCTGGGCAGTCCGGAGGCACTCAAGGGCGCGGTCGAAGCCGGCATGGGCGTCTCCGTGGTCTCCGGGACGACCGTTCAGAAAGAGTTGAAGCTGGGGACGCTGGTCGCGCTCCCTCTGGATCCGCCGTTGGCCCGGCCCTTTTCCTTCGTGCACCAGAAGCAGAAATTTCGGCTGCGCGTGATGGAGGAACTCCTGGAATTCGCCCGTGACTATTGCCGCGCACAATGCAAACGCACCTAG
- a CDS encoding zinc ribbon domain-containing protein YjdM: MSSFPLCLQCSADNVYSDGTLYICPECGHEWPMDVAVGDDEGAEGVVRDANGIPLADGDTVALIKDLKVKGSSTTLKVGTKIKKIRLVGGDHEVDCKIDGGSFMLKACYLRKA, translated from the coding sequence ATGTCATCTTTCCCGCTGTGTCTCCAATGCTCCGCCGACAACGTCTATTCCGACGGTACCCTCTACATCTGTCCCGAGTGTGGCCACGAATGGCCGATGGATGTGGCGGTTGGCGATGACGAGGGGGCGGAGGGGGTGGTGCGGGATGCCAATGGCATCCCGCTCGCGGATGGCGATACCGTGGCGCTGATCAAGGATCTGAAGGTGAAGGGTTCGTCCACGACGCTCAAGGTGGGCACCAAGATCAAGAAGATTCGATTGGTTGGCGGCGATCACGAGGTCGATTGCAAGATCGACGGGGGTAGCTTCATGCTGAAAGCATGTTATCTGCGCAAGGCGTGA
- a CDS encoding OmpP1/FadL family transporter encodes MINNRTSQSIGFALAALAVNAQNPAGAAGFSLPEASTAGLGTANAMVANPNETGAFPYNPAAMGFHDASSLAAGTILIGPSFSVDTASGDHDSQGADWLAGPMLQGMFKLNDQWRLGLGLTAPFGLETRWEDGTFPAVSTLPPPRNLPRGHPTASKLEILDFSPTATYRITDDLSLAAGLDVYWAKTAQLNSTAGQLSGDGTGLGFNLSALYRQGPWSLGAAFRSSATLSLEGDYAPLSQTLVTMGRLAPAQSAELDVNLPWRLQIGARYAFNDRLAVEFDVTRTGWSEFRNLKIEGKKTGTLIFNDANNWDDANAYRLGATYQLRPATQLRVGYSYDETGQGDDHFSARVPDNDRHLFSIGLAQTLGQGYSVEAGYMYVVARDRDYRGGTHYVPGGDLNGTDALNGDYSMDAHLLGVEIVKVF; translated from the coding sequence ATGATCAACAACAGGACCAGCCAGTCGATCGGTTTCGCGCTGGCGGCGCTCGCGGTGAATGCCCAGAATCCAGCCGGCGCGGCGGGTTTTTCGCTGCCTGAAGCCTCCACCGCCGGCCTGGGGACCGCCAACGCGATGGTCGCCAACCCCAACGAAACGGGCGCATTCCCCTACAACCCCGCCGCCATGGGCTTCCATGATGCCTCCAGTCTCGCGGCCGGGACGATTCTGATCGGCCCCAGTTTCAGCGTGGACACCGCGAGCGGCGATCACGACAGTCAGGGCGCGGACTGGCTGGCTGGCCCGATGCTTCAGGGCATGTTCAAGCTCAACGATCAGTGGCGGCTCGGTCTGGGTCTGACCGCTCCGTTCGGGCTGGAGACGCGCTGGGAGGATGGCACCTTTCCGGCCGTCAGCACACTGCCGCCGCCTCGGAATCTCCCGCGCGGACATCCGACCGCCAGCAAACTGGAGATTCTCGATTTCAGCCCGACCGCGACCTATCGAATCACCGACGATCTAAGCCTCGCCGCCGGACTGGACGTGTATTGGGCCAAGACCGCCCAACTCAACTCGACCGCCGGGCAACTCAGCGGCGACGGCACCGGACTCGGTTTCAACCTCAGCGCACTCTACCGGCAAGGCCCCTGGAGCCTGGGTGCAGCCTTCCGCTCGTCGGCGACCCTGAGTCTCGAAGGCGACTACGCCCCGCTCAGCCAAACGCTGGTCACGATGGGCCGATTGGCGCCCGCGCAATCCGCCGAGTTGGATGTCAACCTGCCCTGGCGACTGCAAATTGGCGCGCGTTACGCCTTCAATGACCGACTGGCCGTGGAATTCGACGTCACCCGGACTGGCTGGAGCGAATTCAGAAATCTGAAAATCGAGGGTAAAAAGACGGGGACGCTGATCTTCAACGATGCCAACAACTGGGATGACGCCAACGCCTACCGTCTCGGCGCGACCTACCAGTTGCGCCCCGCGACTCAGTTGCGCGTCGGTTATTCCTACGATGAAACCGGTCAAGGAGACGATCACTTCAGCGCCAGAGTGCCGGACAACGACCGTCACCTGTTCAGCATCGGTCTCGCCCAGACGCTGGGGCAGGGGTATTCGGTGGAAGCGGGCTACATGTACGTCGTGGCACGGGATCGCGACTATCGGGGCGGCACCCATTATGTCCCCGGCGGCGACCTCAATGGCACCGACGCACTCAATGGCGACTACTCGATGGACGCCCATCTGCTCGGTGTGGAGATCGTCAAGGTCTTCTGA
- a CDS encoding zinc ribbon domain-containing protein — MPTYDYRCDTNNRVVEISHRMSESLSSWGELCARAGLETGDTPTDAPVHRLATGGNVISSRSLGSGNAPACATGSCCAGGMCGLN; from the coding sequence ATGCCCACCTACGATTACCGTTGCGACACCAATAACCGCGTGGTCGAGATTTCCCACCGGATGAGCGAGAGTCTGAGCAGTTGGGGCGAGCTTTGCGCGCGCGCCGGTCTCGAGACTGGCGACACGCCGACCGATGCCCCCGTGCATCGTCTGGCGACAGGCGGGAATGTCATTTCCAGTCGCAGCCTCGGCAGCGGCAATGCTCCGGCCTGTGCGACCGGTTCCTGCTGCGCGGGAGGCATGTGCGGACTGAACTGA
- a CDS encoding dienelactone hydrolase family protein, which translates to MLRLIGMLFLLAVGTVVHAEVQSKAITYDDEGTPLTGYLFWDDALSGRRPGILVVHEWWGLNDYAKERARMLAELGYVAFAVDMYGGNRVTDKREQASEWMQEITADVDLWRQRASRGLAQLQASDLVDTARIAAIGYCFGGGTLLQMAYGGTDVKGVVSFHGSLPAAPAEVKGKIQPRLLVLHGQADSFVAPEVVTNFQNALEAAGANWEMDLYGGARHGFTNPNAGEYGMENLKYDAQSDTRSWQRMQVFFNELFGV; encoded by the coding sequence ATGCTTCGGTTGATCGGAATGCTCTTTTTGCTGGCGGTCGGAACGGTCGTCCACGCCGAGGTTCAGTCCAAAGCGATCACGTATGACGACGAGGGGACGCCGCTGACCGGCTATCTGTTTTGGGATGACGCGCTCAGCGGTCGGCGCCCCGGCATCCTGGTGGTTCACGAGTGGTGGGGACTGAACGACTATGCGAAGGAGCGCGCGCGCATGCTTGCGGAGCTGGGCTATGTGGCCTTTGCCGTGGATATGTACGGCGGCAATCGTGTCACCGACAAGCGAGAGCAGGCCAGCGAGTGGATGCAGGAAATCACCGCGGATGTCGATCTCTGGCGCCAGCGCGCTAGCCGGGGTCTGGCGCAACTGCAAGCGAGCGATCTCGTCGACACCGCTCGCATCGCCGCGATCGGCTATTGCTTCGGTGGCGGCACCCTGTTGCAGATGGCCTATGGCGGGACCGATGTCAAAGGAGTCGTCAGCTTCCACGGCTCGTTACCCGCCGCGCCGGCGGAGGTCAAGGGCAAGATCCAGCCAAGGCTTCTGGTCTTGCATGGGCAGGCCGACAGCTTTGTCGCGCCGGAGGTCGTAACCAACTTCCAGAACGCGCTGGAAGCGGCTGGTGCCAACTGGGAAATGGATCTCTACGGCGGCGCGCGGCACGGCTTCACAAACCCGAATGCTGGCGAGTACGGCATGGAAAATCTGAAGTACGACGCCCAGTCCGACACCCGCTCCTGGCAGCGGATGCAGGTCTTTTTTAACGAACTCTTCGGCGTCTGA